One window of Aliarcobacter lanthieri genomic DNA carries:
- a CDS encoding response regulator transcription factor has protein sequence MQIIHKKLHLLNLLIVEDDESTLKWLSRVLSIYFNEVNIAKDAINAFEVFKEKSFDIVISDIEMPQVDGLHLLQKIALLSPKTMRIVMTAFNTSEYINRAIESDVHFYFKKPIDIDELLVAISTFTSKNILKDKVVFLGNNYLYYSDKKIIKNDERSISLTKKEVSLLEFLLHKNGNIVSIEEIENNVWKEPVRADAIRMVVTNLRKKTYSTLIKNIKGIGYKVDID, from the coding sequence TTGCAAATTATTCATAAAAAATTACACTTATTAAATCTTTTAATTGTTGAAGATGATGAGAGTACATTAAAATGGTTGAGTAGAGTATTATCAATATATTTTAATGAAGTAAATATTGCAAAAGATGCTATAAATGCTTTTGAAGTTTTTAAAGAAAAATCATTTGATATAGTGATATCAGATATAGAAATGCCACAAGTTGATGGATTACACCTTTTACAAAAAATAGCATTATTATCACCAAAAACAATGAGAATTGTAATGACAGCTTTCAATACTTCTGAATATATAAATAGAGCAATAGAATCTGATGTTCATTTTTATTTTAAAAAACCAATAGATATAGATGAATTATTAGTGGCTATATCAACATTTACTTCAAAAAATATCTTAAAAGATAAAGTAGTATTTTTAGGTAATAATTATTTATACTATTCAGATAAAAAGATTATAAAAAACGATGAAAGAAGTATTTCTCTAACAAAGAAAGAAGTTTCTCTTTTAGAATTTTTATTACATAAAAATGGGAATATTGTTAGTATAGAAGAAATAGAAAACAATGTATGGAAAGAACCTGTAAGAGCAGATGCTATTAGAATGGTAGTTACAAATCTAAGAAAAAAAACATATTCTACATTGATAAAAAATATAAAAGGAATAGGATATAAAGTAGATATAGACTAA
- a CDS encoding NAD(P)/FAD-dependent oxidoreductase, which translates to MKKKILIVGGGTAGTMTANNLAKKMMPEIDKDEVEITLISNSKNHYYRPGAMYVAFGKSEGYEFVREQRSLLMSEIKFEVEEAVEIDTKNNFVKSKSGKKFDYDFLVLATGCEAAPDRIPGLKEGGDLFYTYEGAMKLAEKFHKIEKGRVLITVNFPKTPNIPHQCGIAPVETTIMLHDFLVERGVRDNIEIIYTYPTEAQSVQNGLFLQEPTSKVLPDIFDGIGVKHKTGFTLNKVDVDKKVAYSQEGEELEFDILMSTPPFVAVKFIRESGLSQALDNEGWLPTDKKTLKVKGYNNIYTLGDTVDLPVSKAGGTIHNQTDVVANNIASELRHGYPTESYDGLVIAIAQMGLTCGMPLWYDYEEDVKPTPCSKLGSFVRKGFNKGIYWAAARGMI; encoded by the coding sequence ATGAAGAAAAAAATTCTTATAGTAGGTGGTGGAACAGCAGGTACAATGACTGCAAATAATCTTGCAAAGAAAATGATGCCTGAAATAGATAAAGATGAGGTAGAAATCACATTAATATCTAATTCAAAAAACCACTATTATAGACCAGGTGCTATGTATGTTGCATTTGGAAAATCGGAAGGATATGAATTTGTAAGAGAACAACGTTCTTTACTTATGAGTGAAATAAAATTTGAAGTAGAAGAAGCAGTTGAAATAGATACAAAAAACAATTTTGTTAAATCAAAAAGTGGTAAAAAATTTGACTATGATTTTTTAGTTTTAGCAACAGGTTGTGAAGCTGCTCCAGATAGAATTCCTGGATTAAAAGAGGGTGGAGATTTATTCTATACTTATGAAGGTGCAATGAAACTTGCTGAAAAGTTTCATAAGATAGAAAAGGGTCGAGTATTAATTACAGTTAATTTTCCTAAAACTCCAAATATCCCTCATCAATGTGGTATAGCACCAGTTGAAACAACAATTATGTTACATGACTTCTTGGTTGAAAGAGGTGTTAGAGATAATATTGAGATTATATATACATATCCAACAGAAGCACAAAGTGTACAAAATGGGTTATTCTTGCAAGAACCTACTTCAAAAGTTCTTCCAGATATTTTTGATGGAATTGGTGTAAAGCATAAGACAGGTTTTACATTAAATAAAGTTGATGTAGACAAAAAAGTAGCATATTCTCAAGAGGGTGAAGAATTAGAGTTTGATATTCTTATGTCAACACCACCATTTGTAGCTGTTAAATTTATTAGAGAATCAGGATTGTCACAAGCTTTGGATAATGAAGGATGGCTTCCTACTGATAAAAAAACTCTAAAAGTAAAAGGATACAACAATATTTATACTCTTGGTGATACTGTTGATTTACCAGTTTCTAAAGCTGGTGGAACAATTCATAACCAAACAGATGTTGTTGCTAATAATATTGCTTCTGAATTAAGACATGGTTACCCAACAGAAAGCTATGATGGTCTTGTTATAGCCATTGCACAAATGGGATTAACTTGTGGAATGCCACTTTGGTATGATTATGAAGAAGATGTAAAACCTACACCTTGTAGTAAACTTGGTAGCTTTGTAAGAAAAGGTTTTAACAAAGGTATTTATTGGGCTGCTGCTCGTGGAATGATATAG
- a CDS encoding DUF1641 domain-containing protein: protein MSEKVEVLKTKEMQELEEKITMLVKTGRIDNLIDLLAVVSDNIEMTTQPMVEKMIGTVDNLATAGFIVENAVRYAKRENAKNSKQTLFGLLKLMKDEETLKGLSFMLNLTKGIGRQL, encoded by the coding sequence ATGAGTGAAAAAGTAGAAGTTTTAAAAACTAAAGAGATGCAAGAATTAGAAGAGAAAATCACAATGTTAGTTAAAACAGGAAGAATTGATAATCTTATAGATCTTCTAGCAGTTGTATCAGATAATATCGAAATGACAACACAACCAATGGTTGAAAAAATGATAGGTACAGTTGATAATCTTGCAACAGCTGGATTTATAGTTGAAAATGCTGTTCGTTATGCAAAAAGAGAGAATGCAAAAAATTCTAAACAAACACTTTTTGGTCTTTTGAAATTAATGAAAGATGAAGAAACTTTAAAAGGATTGAGTTTTATGCTTAATTTAACTAAAGGTATAGGAAGACAGCTTTAA
- a CDS encoding glyceraldehyde 3-phosphate dehydrogenase NAD-binding domain-containing protein: MKLKVLINGAGRIGKAVLKQLLNIEDFEIVSINDINPYIENIVYSINYDSTYGKFDDKFKIIDNNFIQNSKAKIKILNHNSLIDIDLKDIDIIIDASGKKEDIKLLEKLPVKAIFLTHPNRNAHINLVLGVNENKINPNIHKIISTSSCNATSLLPALKIIDDSKEILCGDIVTIHPLLNHQRVLDGNYVGSATRDVDLNFEFGRSSTQNIIPSHTTTIKACSYVLPKFNSELISSNSLRVPTDTVGAINVTLFTKQASNKDEIIDIFMNFEKNQKFPIVLNNFEPLVSSDFKKEKYTTIIDHRYLEVKNNMIKLLLWYDNEWGYASKVVETLRYYKSICSQI, from the coding sequence ATGAAATTGAAAGTTTTAATAAATGGTGCAGGAAGAATAGGAAAAGCTGTTTTAAAACAGCTTTTAAATATAGAAGATTTTGAAATTGTTTCAATAAATGATATAAACCCATATATAGAAAATATTGTTTATTCTATAAACTATGACTCAACTTATGGAAAATTTGATGATAAGTTTAAAATAATTGATAATAATTTTATACAAAATTCTAAAGCAAAAATCAAAATCTTAAATCATAATTCTTTAATAGATATTGACTTAAAAGATATTGATATTATTATTGATGCCAGTGGTAAAAAAGAAGATATTAAACTTTTAGAAAAATTACCTGTAAAAGCTATATTTTTAACTCATCCAAATAGAAATGCACATATAAACTTAGTTTTAGGAGTAAATGAAAATAAAATAAATCCAAATATTCATAAAATTATCTCAACAAGTTCATGTAATGCAACTTCACTTCTTCCAGCTTTAAAAATAATAGATGATAGTAAAGAGATACTTTGTGGAGATATAGTAACCATTCACCCACTTTTAAATCATCAAAGAGTGCTCGATGGAAACTATGTAGGAAGTGCTACTAGAGATGTTGATTTAAACTTTGAATTTGGAAGAAGCTCAACTCAAAATATAATACCAAGTCACACAACAACTATTAAAGCTTGTTCTTATGTACTTCCTAAATTCAATAGTGAATTAATTTCTTCAAATTCCTTAAGAGTTCCAACTGATACGGTTGGAGCAATAAATGTGACACTTTTTACAAAACAAGCTTCAAATAAAGATGAAATAATAGATATATTTATGAATTTTGAAAAAAATCAAAAGTTTCCAATAGTCTTAAATAATTTTGAGCCTTTAGTATCAAGTGATTTTAAAAAAGAAAAATATACAACTATAATTGATCATAGATATTTAGAAGTAAAAAATAACATGATAAAACTTTTACTTTGGTATGATAATGAATGGGGATATGCTTCAAAAGTTGTAGAAACTTTAAGATATTATAAGAGTATTTGTTCTCAAATATAA
- a CDS encoding pirin family protein: protein MLKKLSKQNMGKSNLGWLESRFHFSFAEYRNPVNIQFGVLRVLNDDIVYPHSGFDMHPHENMEIISYIVDGEITHKDSMGNSEILKRGEVQYLSAGDGIYHSEKNESNKDLRLLQIWVFPPKKGLPRLYGSHKYKLEERENRLLNIVSSQNGESSIKIYQDINIYVSELDKSLEFNIDENRQIYFVQIEGTATINGILLENGDAMELVDEKQLIINPISKSHILFIEMKK, encoded by the coding sequence ATGTTAAAAAAGTTATCAAAACAGAATATGGGAAAATCTAATCTAGGTTGGTTAGAGAGTCGTTTTCATTTTAGTTTTGCAGAGTATAGAAACCCTGTAAATATACAATTTGGAGTTTTAAGAGTTTTAAATGATGATATAGTTTATCCACATAGTGGTTTTGATATGCACCCTCATGAAAATATGGAAATAATATCATATATTGTAGATGGTGAAATAACACATAAAGATTCTATGGGAAATAGTGAAATTCTAAAAAGAGGAGAAGTTCAATATCTTAGTGCTGGTGATGGAATTTACCATAGTGAAAAGAATGAAAGTAATAAAGATTTAAGACTTCTTCAAATTTGGGTTTTTCCACCTAAAAAAGGACTTCCAAGACTTTATGGTTCTCATAAATACAAACTTGAAGAAAGAGAGAATAGACTATTAAATATTGTATCATCTCAAAATGGAGAAAGTTCAATAAAAATATATCAAGATATAAATATTTATGTTAGTGAATTAGATAAGTCTTTAGAATTCAATATAGATGAAAATAGACAGATTTATTTTGTACAAATAGAAGGAACAGCAACAATAAATGGTATTTTATTAGAAAATGGAGATGCTATGGAATTAGTAGATGAAAAACAATTAATAATAAATCCTATTTCAAAGAGTCATATACTATTTATAGAAATGAAGAAATAA
- a CDS encoding DODA-type extradiol aromatic ring-opening family dioxygenase, with translation MYPTLFISHGAPNIILSDSKSKRNFQEFGLGLELPKYIIIVSAHYITKDLKIISPEANKIMYDFYGFEDELYEVKYEINSDKNLTYNLIEKLRKENINISIDENRKSYDHGVWNVLALLYKKLNIPVLQLSIPSSYNKNELINLGEKLKPFKNEALIIFSGGITHNLGDMSFSSIIKPYAKEFNEKIKAIIETGNKEELISISEDINFYKNHPSKEHFLPLYIAFGNAIYKKGKSFNSEMLYSNISMESFIFDQKEF, from the coding sequence ATGTACCCTACACTATTTATTTCACATGGAGCTCCAAATATAATTTTAAGTGATTCTAAATCAAAAAGAAATTTCCAAGAATTTGGGCTTGGTTTAGAATTACCAAAATATATAATAATAGTTTCAGCTCACTATATTACAAAAGATTTAAAAATTATAAGTCCTGAAGCTAATAAAATAATGTATGATTTTTATGGTTTTGAAGATGAATTATATGAAGTTAAATATGAAATAAATAGTGATAAAAATTTAACATATAATTTAATAGAGAAATTAAGAAAAGAAAATATAAATATATCAATTGATGAAAATAGAAAAAGTTATGACCATGGAGTTTGGAATGTTTTAGCATTATTATATAAAAAATTAAATATCCCTGTGTTACAACTAAGTATTCCTTCCTCTTATAATAAAAATGAATTGATAAATTTAGGTGAAAAATTAAAACCTTTTAAAAATGAAGCATTAATTATTTTTAGTGGTGGGATTACTCATAATTTAGGTGATATGAGTTTTAGCTCAATAATAAAACCTTATGCAAAAGAATTTAATGAAAAAATAAAAGCTATTATAGAAACTGGTAATAAAGAGGAATTAATAAGTATAAGTGAAGATATAAATTTTTATAAGAACCATCCATCAAAAGAACATTTTTTACCTTTATATATAGCTTTTGGAAATGCTATATATAAAAAAGGGAAATCTTTTAATAGTGAAATGTTGTACTCAAATATTTCCATGGAGAGTTTTATATTTGACCAAAAGGAGTTTTAA
- a CDS encoding YceI family protein — translation MKFLKLTLASIVASSALFAGTYDVDSSHSNVEFKVKHLMISNVSGKFNNFNGKFEYDEKIKKLKSLEGNVNVSSINTDDEKRDAHLKSADFFDEINHPTLTFTLDKVDGNYAYGKLTIRGITKDIKLNLEDNGTAIDPWGNTRVALALSGKINRKDFGLNWNKALETGGVLVDETVKIDVEIQGILAK, via the coding sequence ATGAAATTTTTAAAATTAACGTTAGCTTCAATAGTAGCTTCAAGTGCATTATTTGCAGGAACATATGATGTGGATTCAAGTCATTCAAATGTTGAATTTAAAGTAAAACACTTGATGATATCAAATGTAAGTGGGAAATTTAATAATTTTAATGGAAAATTTGAATACGATGAAAAAATAAAAAAATTAAAAAGCTTAGAAGGTAATGTTAATGTATCTTCAATTAATACTGATGATGAAAAAAGAGATGCACATCTAAAATCTGCTGATTTCTTTGATGAAATAAATCACCCTACTTTAACTTTTACATTAGATAAAGTTGATGGAAATTATGCTTATGGAAAATTAACTATAAGAGGAATTACTAAAGATATTAAACTTAATTTAGAAGATAATGGAACAGCAATTGATCCTTGGGGAAATACAAGAGTTGCATTAGCATTATCAGGTAAAATAAATAGAAAAGATTTTGGACTTAATTGGAATAAAGCTTTAGAAACTGGTGGTGTACTTGTTGATGAAACTGTAAAAATAGATGTTGAAATACAAGGAATTTTAGCTAAATAA
- a CDS encoding MarR family winged helix-turn-helix transcriptional regulator, whose protein sequence is MKNKSLKTYGKRTDKSMKTAVRLEKASLKIVNLTINYLSQHNLTFNQFKVLEVLYHLGDLNIGSITKLTMSTPGNITVVVKNLKRDGWITSIKDPNDSRASILSITQKGKDIMEIVFPNHAKNLTQAMKVLNDEELDTLYDLLNKVYKAN, encoded by the coding sequence ATGAAAAATAAATCGTTAAAAACTTATGGAAAAAGAACTGATAAATCTATGAAAACAGCTGTTAGATTAGAAAAAGCTAGTTTAAAAATTGTAAATTTAACAATTAACTATTTATCACAACATAATCTTACGTTTAATCAATTTAAAGTATTAGAAGTTTTATATCATCTAGGAGATTTAAATATAGGTTCAATTACAAAATTGACTATGAGTACTCCAGGTAATATTACGGTTGTTGTAAAAAATTTAAAAAGAGATGGTTGGATAACTTCTATAAAAGATCCAAATGATAGTAGAGCTTCAATATTATCTATTACTCAAAAAGGTAAAGATATTATGGAAATTGTATTTCCAAATCATGCAAAAAATTTAACTCAAGCAATGAAAGTTTTAAATGATGAAGAACTTGATACTTTATATGATTTGTTGAATAAAGTTTATAAAGCAAATTAA
- a CDS encoding YceI family protein: MKKTTLGLISVILASSLFAGEYKVDATNSNAGFTVKHMMVSNVHGKFKDISGTFEFDDKTNSLVSLNGEIIVASVDTADEKRDNHLKADDIFDAQKFPKISFKSTKVEKDAVYGDLTMKGVTKNIKLDLENGGALGKKAGFTLAGKINRSDFGVTWNKVLETGGVAVSDEVKLNIDIQGNLQ, from the coding sequence ATGAAAAAAACAACATTAGGATTAATATCAGTAATTCTTGCATCTTCACTATTCGCTGGAGAATACAAAGTTGATGCAACAAATTCAAATGCAGGTTTTACAGTAAAACATATGATGGTTTCAAATGTACATGGAAAATTTAAAGATATTTCTGGAACTTTTGAATTTGATGATAAAACAAACTCTTTAGTTTCTTTAAATGGTGAGATTATTGTAGCATCTGTTGATACTGCTGATGAAAAAAGAGACAATCATTTAAAAGCAGATGATATATTTGATGCACAGAAATTCCCAAAAATTAGTTTCAAATCAACAAAAGTTGAAAAAGATGCAGTTTATGGTGATTTAACTATGAAAGGTGTTACAAAAAATATTAAACTTGATTTAGAAAATGGTGGGGCGTTAGGTAAAAAAGCTGGATTTACATTAGCTGGTAAAATAAATAGGAGTGATTTTGGAGTTACTTGGAATAAAGTTTTAGAAACTGGTGGAGTAGCTGTTAGTGATGAAGTAAAACTAAATATTGATATTCAAGGAAACCTTCAATAA
- a CDS encoding YceI family protein, protein MNLLKIALSTLLLTGSLFAKEYRVNTNLSNVDFQITYQKSTLIEGSFKELYGKIDYDENSNLIKSINGEIEVDSVQSINKELDNLISSKKILNAEDFPTISFITTKIEENKISGDLKIKDVVRNIEFELENSGVFLDTLYLTLTTTIKRSFFDLSWDELTDIGSSATSNDIKIKINIEANLVDKFYFKDKK, encoded by the coding sequence ATGAATCTTTTAAAAATAGCGCTTAGTACACTACTTTTAACAGGAAGTTTATTTGCAAAAGAGTATAGAGTAAATACAAATTTATCTAATGTAGATTTTCAAATTACTTATCAAAAATCGACATTAATAGAGGGATCGTTTAAAGAGCTTTATGGAAAAATTGATTACGATGAAAATAGTAATCTTATAAAATCTATAAATGGAGAGATTGAAGTAGATTCAGTACAATCAATTAATAAAGAGTTAGATAACTTAATTTCAAGTAAAAAGATTTTAAATGCAGAAGATTTTCCAACTATCTCATTTATTACAACAAAAATTGAAGAGAATAAAATTTCTGGTGATCTCAAAATTAAAGATGTTGTTAGAAATATTGAATTTGAACTAGAAAATAGTGGTGTATTTTTAGATACTTTATATTTAACTTTAACAACAACTATAAAAAGAAGTTTCTTTGATTTAAGTTGGGATGAGCTTACAGATATAGGAAGTAGTGCAACTTCAAACGATATTAAAATAAAAATAAATATTGAAGCAAATTTAGTTGATAAATTTTATTTTAAAGATAAAAAATAA
- a CDS encoding pyridoxal-phosphate-dependent aminotransferase family protein, with protein sequence MLLTPGPTPVPEFARKAMSDITIHHRTKEFEAIFGKTRDLLIELYGMPEVLMLASSGTGAMEACITNLTRKKALTVNSGKFGERFGKICKAFDIDFTEIKNEWNTPTSIEEVVNTIKNDDKIDAIFIQLCESAGGLRHPVEEIAKEVKKINPDIMIVADGITAIGVEKIDVTNLDAVITGSQKAFMLPPGLAMIGLSAKAVSKIEEQPAGYYFNLANELKNQRKNTTAYTAATTLIMGLEVILEKFKEVGFDNLYTQTALRAKATREALKAIGFEIYPKIPANAMTTVYTDQSNEIRKILKTKYSVDIAGGQDHLNGKIFRINHMGLVEDFEASWAVNAIELVMDELGIRTFDGTANKVFAMTMFKGN encoded by the coding sequence ATGTTATTGACACCAGGCCCAACTCCTGTACCAGAGTTTGCTAGAAAAGCAATGTCTGATATCACAATACACCATAGAACTAAAGAATTTGAAGCAATTTTTGGAAAAACTAGAGATTTACTTATTGAATTATATGGAATGCCAGAAGTTTTAATGCTAGCTTCAAGTGGAACTGGAGCTATGGAAGCTTGTATCACAAATTTAACAAGAAAAAAAGCTCTTACAGTTAATTCTGGAAAATTTGGTGAGAGATTTGGAAAAATTTGTAAAGCATTTGATATAGATTTTACAGAGATAAAAAATGAGTGGAATACCCCAACTAGTATTGAAGAAGTTGTAAATACGATAAAAAATGATGATAAAATTGATGCTATATTTATTCAACTTTGTGAAAGTGCAGGTGGTTTAAGACATCCTGTTGAAGAAATTGCAAAAGAAGTTAAAAAAATTAATCCAGATATTATGATAGTAGCAGATGGGATTACAGCTATTGGTGTTGAAAAAATTGATGTTACAAATCTTGATGCAGTTATTACTGGAAGTCAAAAAGCATTTATGTTACCTCCTGGACTTGCTATGATTGGATTATCAGCTAAAGCAGTTTCTAAAATAGAAGAACAACCAGCTGGATATTATTTTAATTTAGCAAATGAACTTAAAAATCAAAGAAAAAACACAACAGCTTATACCGCAGCAACTACTTTGATTATGGGTTTAGAAGTTATTTTAGAAAAATTTAAAGAAGTGGGATTTGATAACTTATATACACAAACAGCTTTAAGAGCAAAAGCAACAAGAGAAGCTTTAAAAGCTATTGGATTTGAAATATATCCAAAAATACCAGCAAATGCGATGACAACTGTTTATACAGATCAATCAAATGAGATTAGAAAAATTCTAAAAACAAAATATAGTGTAGATATAGCTGGTGGACAAGATCATTTAAATGGCAAGATTTTTAGAATAAATCATATGGGATTAGTTGAAGATTTTGAAGCCTCATGGGCTGTAAATGCGATAGAGTTGGTTATGGATGAGTTAGGAATTAGAACATTTGATGGAACTGCAAATAAAGTTTTTGCAATGACAATGTTTAAAGGAAATTAA
- a CDS encoding ATP phosphoribosyltransferase regulatory subunit has translation MIFEHEIPKGSRLYFGKLAKAKRVLENSVCEILESNGFEEILTPNFSYSQHQSIANDKKLIKFSDEENEQVSLRADSTLDVVRIITKRLGRTTKHRKWFYIQPIFSYPSKEDYQIGCEWIEHTNITDIMNLTADILKSLKIEPILQISNINIPRLVSQELNINIELLKNGEISELLKLNCNWLNTLLRVKDIKSLESTIDVVPNSLKKELEKLLTKAKEVHYSNIIIAPLYYGTLKYYDDIYYRVIEKNLVLCKGGMYSTDGISSLGFALYTDNLLKMLEG, from the coding sequence ATGATATTTGAACACGAAATCCCAAAAGGAAGCCGTCTTTATTTTGGAAAACTTGCTAAAGCTAAAAGAGTTCTAGAAAATAGTGTTTGTGAAATCTTAGAAAGTAACGGTTTTGAAGAGATTTTAACTCCAAACTTTTCATATTCACAACACCAATCAATTGCAAATGATAAAAAATTGATAAAATTTTCAGATGAAGAGAATGAGCAAGTTTCACTTAGAGCGGATTCTACTTTAGATGTTGTAAGAATTATAACAAAAAGATTAGGGAGAACTACAAAACACAGGAAATGGTTTTATATACAACCTATATTTTCTTATCCATCAAAAGAGGATTATCAAATTGGTTGTGAATGGATAGAACACACAAATATTACTGATATTATGAATTTAACAGCTGATATTTTAAAGTCTTTAAAAATAGAACCAATTTTACAAATATCAAATATAAATATACCAAGATTGGTTAGCCAAGAACTGAATATTAATATTGAACTACTTAAAAATGGAGAGATTTCAGAACTTTTAAAATTGAACTGTAATTGGTTGAATACTCTTCTAAGAGTAAAAGATATAAAAAGTTTAGAATCTACTATAGATGTAGTACCAAATAGTTTAAAAAAAGAGTTAGAAAAACTTCTTACAAAAGCAAAAGAAGTACACTACTCAAATATTATAATTGCACCACTATATTATGGAACACTAAAATATTATGATGATATTTATTATAGAGTAATAGAAAAAAATTTAGTTTTATGTAAAGGTGGTATGTACTCTACAGATGGTATTAGTTCTTTAGGGTTTGCATTATATACAGATAATTTATTAAAAATGTTAGAGGGTTAA
- a CDS encoding adenylosuccinate synthase: MKADVIVGIQWGDEGKGKIVDMLAQKYDMVCRSQGGHNAGHTIWVDGVRYALQLIPSGILNPKAINIIGNGVVVSPESILREMSQFDSLEGRIYISDKAHLNLQFHALIDQAKERLKGDRAIGTTGKGIGPTYAEKISRSGFRVGELLNPTKLCDDILDYFAQNKEIFDVLEMKTPKKDDLLKEIEEYSVKLKPYITNTTNMVWKALEENKRVLLEGAQGTLLDIDHGTYPYVTSSSTVSAGACTGLGLNPKDIGEVIGIVKAYCTRVGNGPFPTEDFTQDGIRLGEVGKEFGTITGRKRRCGWFDAVAVRYASRLNGCDKLALMKLDVLDGFQKIKVCVAYELNGERIDYMPSDMENVTAIYEEIDGWDSVVGVRKYEDLPINAKKYIEKIEEITSVKVGIVSTSPERADTIIRG, translated from the coding sequence ATGAAAGCAGATGTAATAGTTGGAATTCAATGGGGAGATGAAGGAAAAGGTAAGATAGTTGATATGCTTGCTCAAAAGTATGATATGGTTTGTCGAAGTCAAGGTGGACATAATGCTGGACATACTATTTGGGTTGATGGAGTAAGATATGCACTACAATTAATTCCTTCAGGGATTTTAAATCCAAAGGCTATAAATATTATTGGAAATGGAGTTGTTGTATCTCCTGAAAGTATTTTAAGAGAGATGAGTCAATTTGACAGCTTAGAAGGAAGAATATATATCTCTGATAAAGCACATTTGAACTTACAATTTCATGCTTTAATTGATCAAGCAAAAGAGAGATTAAAAGGTGATAGAGCTATTGGAACAACAGGAAAAGGAATAGGTCCTACTTATGCTGAAAAAATTAGTAGAAGTGGATTCAGGGTTGGAGAACTTTTAAATCCAACAAAGCTTTGTGATGATATTTTGGATTATTTTGCACAAAATAAAGAAATTTTTGATGTTTTAGAAATGAAAACTCCTAAAAAAGATGACCTTCTAAAAGAGATTGAAGAGTATAGTGTAAAATTAAAACCGTATATTACAAATACAACAAATATGGTTTGGAAAGCTCTTGAAGAAAATAAAAGAGTTTTACTTGAAGGTGCTCAAGGAACATTATTAGATATTGATCATGGAACATACCCTTATGTTACAAGTTCAAGTACTGTTAGTGCTGGTGCTTGTACTGGTTTAGGACTTAATCCAAAAGATATTGGAGAAGTTATTGGGATTGTAAAAGCTTATTGTACAAGAGTTGGTAATGGACCATTTCCTACAGAAGATTTTACTCAAGATGGTATAAGATTGGGTGAAGTTGGTAAAGAATTTGGAACAATAACTGGAAGAAAAAGAAGATGTGGTTGGTTTGATGCAGTTGCTGTAAGATATGCAAGTAGATTGAATGGTTGTGATAAGTTAGCATTAATGAAACTTGATGTTTTAGATGGATTTCAAAAAATCAAAGTTTGTGTAGCTTATGAACTTAATGGAGAAAGAATAGATTATATGCCATCAGATATGGAAAATGTAACTGCAATTTATGAAGAGATTGATGGTTGGGATAGTGTAGTTGGAGTTAGAAAATATGAAGATCTACCAATAAATGCAAAAAAATATATAGAGAAAATTGAAGAGATAACTTCTGTAAAAGTTGGCATAGTTTCAACTTCACCAGAAAGAGCAGACACAATAATAAGAGGATAG